The DNA sequence TTGAAATTTTCTCCCATTTTTTCTATCTCATCTATATTTAGATATCCATATTTTATCAAATAATCTTTAAATAATTTTTCCATTTCTTCTAAATTTTTTGAGCTAATATAATATTTATTAAACCAATATAGTTTTTTATAATCAAATACAGTTGCCTTTTTAGTCATTTTACTTAAATCAAAATCATCAATCCCATCTTCAAAAGAAAAAATTTCTACATCTGTTGAATATCCTAATACCATTAAATAATTTATTATTGATTCTTTTAATATTCCATCTTTTTGAAAACTATCAATTGACACATCTCCGTGTCTTTTGCTAAGTCTTGTTTTATCTTCACCTAACATTAATGGCAAATGCCCATATTCCGGTATTTCTAATTCTAAAGCTTCATAAATCATAACTTGTTTTGGAGTATTTGACAAATGGTCTTCTCCTCTGATTACAAAACTTACCCCTTCTTCATAATCATCTATAACTACTGCAAAATGGTATATTGGAACTCCATCTGATTTTCTTATAATAAAATCTTTGAAATTTTCTTTTTTAAAATAAACTTTTCCTTTTATTTTGTCATCTATCACAAAATTTTTATCTGGAATTTTTAATTTTATAGTAAATTTTTCGCTATTTTCAATTTTCTTTTTAACCTCTTGCTCTGATAAATTAAAACAGTTACACTTATCTTCTTTATCATTACAAAAACATCTATATGCTTTATTTTCTTCTATTAATTTATCAAAATATTTATTATATTTACTAAAATCATCAGATTGCCTATAAAATTTATCCCATTTTATTCCAACCCATTCCAAAGCATCTGTTATTGCTTTCTCATACTCTTTTTTACTTCTTTCTCTATCTGTATCTTCTATTCTTAATATAAAATTTCCATGATTTTTTTCAGCATAAATAAAATTAATTAATGCCGTTCTAAGCCCGCCTATATGTAAATATCCCGTTGGACTTGGTGCAAACCTAACTGTTTTTTCCATAATTTCTCCTCATCTATATTTCACTTAAAATTTTCAATTTTTCTCTTAATTTTTCCAATTTTCCTCTTAATAAATTAATATTATTATCCTCAGCTAAAAATTCTATCTCTTCTAATAATTTTTCTGTTTTAGACGTTACATCTTCAGAAATTTTTTCTTTTTTTCTTCTTAATAATCTTTTTACTTTTGAAGCTATTGAATCCATCTCATTTTTCAAATCTATTAATTCTCTTTTTTTATTATCTTCCTCTTCAAATTCTTTTG is a window from the Haliovirga abyssi genome containing:
- the gltX gene encoding glutamate--tRNA ligase — its product is MEKTVRFAPSPTGYLHIGGLRTALINFIYAEKNHGNFILRIEDTDRERSKKEYEKAITDALEWVGIKWDKFYRQSDDFSKYNKYFDKLIEENKAYRCFCNDKEDKCNCFNLSEQEVKKKIENSEKFTIKLKIPDKNFVIDDKIKGKVYFKKENFKDFIIRKSDGVPIYHFAVVIDDYEEGVSFVIRGEDHLSNTPKQVMIYEALELEIPEYGHLPLMLGEDKTRLSKRHGDVSIDSFQKDGILKESIINYLMVLGYSTDVEIFSFEDGIDDFDLSKMTKKATVFDYKKLYWFNKYYISSKNLEEMEKLFKDYLIKYGYLNIDEIEKMGENFKNIVGISKDKVSSLKELYELNKFFFEEIESYDEKGKTKFLEKEGIKENLKNLYKILENENWDIENLLLVFRNFAKENGMSLNKVVQPVRVLITGKTVSPGLFESMYYLGKEESLKRMERWINE